The Neodiprion virginianus isolate iyNeoVirg1 chromosome 5, iyNeoVirg1.1, whole genome shotgun sequence genome contains a region encoding:
- the LOC124304636 gene encoding Na(+)/H(+) exchange regulatory cofactor NHE-RF1: MSLSNDNNVPQARLCHIVKWEDFDGYGFNLHAEKGKNGQYIGKVDEGSPSEAAGLKQGDRIIEVNEIDISNETHKQVVERIKAFPNETKLLVVDQEADDYFKANNIIIKGTLPNVKVVKTPEKNPASEEDQTTVNYAQSIGSNSSFDESAHKSVSSTDSGSTAPTVVNNNSGIEQSRENGNRIDQDENNENNGSAGSGNGNVPNISGGEQKGLNLKMSAKELRAKLAARKKYDPKKESMDFKLKFDIVQKL; this comes from the exons ATGTCGCtaagtaatgataataatgtgCCGCAAGCGAGGCTCTGCCACATTGTTAAATGGGAAGACTTTGACGGATATGGATTTAATTTGCACGCCGAGAAGGGTAAGAACGGACAATACATCGGCAAAGTTGACGAAGGCTCGCCCAGCGAGGCTGCGGGCCTTAAGCAAGGTGACAGAATCATCGAAGTGAACGAGATCGACATATCGAACGAAACTCACAAGCAGGTGGTAGAACGCATCAAGGCGTTTCCAAACGAGACCAAATTGCTCGTAGTCGATCAAGAGGCCGACGATTACTTCAAGGCCAACAACATCATCATCAAAGGCACCCTACCTAATGTCAAGGTCGTAAAAACTCCCGAGAAAAATCCCGCGTCCGAGGAAGATCAGACCACCGTCAATTACGCTCAGTCCATTGGCAGCAACAGCAGTTTCGACGAG agtGCTCACAAATCAGTCAGCTCAACGGACAGCGGCAGTACAGCGCCGACGGTTGTAAACAACAATTCTGGCATTGAACAATCACGGGAAAATGGTAACAGAATTGATCAGGACGagaacaatgaaaataatggaagTGCCGGAAGCGGTAACGGAAACGTTCCGAACATCAGCGGAGGCGAACAGAAGGGTTTGAACTTGAAAATGAGCGCGAAAGAATTGCGCGCAAAGTTGGCAGCACGCAAGAAATATGATCCGAAAAAAGAATCGATggatttcaaattgaaattcgacATTGTTCAAAAgttgtaa